A stretch of the Argentina anserina chromosome 6, drPotAnse1.1, whole genome shotgun sequence genome encodes the following:
- the LOC126799473 gene encoding LOW QUALITY PROTEIN: probable anion transporter 3, chloroplastic (The sequence of the model RefSeq protein was modified relative to this genomic sequence to represent the inferred CDS: inserted 3 bases in 2 codons; deleted 1 base in 1 codon), translating to MAALTSAKFVLHSSIPDPHPSRFSASPSNLINARATQLGFRTRLLHQAKPTKWVEGFSYGLERNRGSRTERKPWVVKCTAEGIEXGMFVGGREIGGEAVRVPERFKVVVLLACVMCLCNADRVVMSVAIVPLAAQKGWTSSFLGVVQSSFLWGYIFSSVIGGALVDRYGGKRVMAWGVAMWSLATLLSPTTWAANHSTTSLLAVRDFFGLAEGVALPSMSTLLSRWFPTHERASAVGMSVAGFHLGNVTGLLLTPVMLSSMGINGPFILFSSLGLLWLSIWAYTVTNDPKELXFISESKLRLIQAGKSDSPVSNDKFPPLRLLLSKLPTWSIILANITNNWGYFVLLSWMPVYFKTVFNVNLKQAAWFSAVPWGSMAISSCIAGTVSDSLIKAGYSLTIVRKIMQSIGFIGPGMSLLCLNYTNTPTTAAVLLTAALCLSSFSQAGFLLNIQDIAPKSAGFLHGISNSAGTFAAIVRTIGTGCFVQWLGSFQAFLTVTAALYFMATIFWNPFATGERVF from the exons ATGGCGGCTCTAACTTCTGCCAAATttgtactacattcttcaatacCTGATCCACATCCTTCTCGGTTCTCAGCCTCCCCATCGAATTTGATCAATGCAAGAGCAACCCAGTTGGGGTTTAGGACTAGATTGCTCCATCAAGCAAAACCCACAAAATGGGTGGAGGGTTTTTCTTATGGtttagaaagaaacagagGATCAAGAACAGAGAGGAAACCATGGGTGGTGAAGTGTACAGCAGAGGGCATAG AGGGGATGTTTGTTGGGGGAAGAGAAATAGGAGGAGAAGCCGTGAGAGTGCCTGAGAGGTTCAAGGTTGTGGTTCTATTGGCTTGTGTGATGTGTCTCTGTAATGCTGACAGAGTTGTCATGTCTGTTGCCATTGTTCCGCTTGCAGCTCAAAAGGGTTGGACTAGTTCTTTCTTGGGTGTTGTTCAG TCATCCTTTCTATGGggatatattttttcatcagTAATCGGAGGAGCCTTAGTAGACAGATATGGAGGGAAGAGAGTGATGGCATGGGGTGTGGCCATGTGGTCTTTGGCCACTCTCCTGAGTCCT ACTACCTGGGCTGCCAACCATTCTACAACCAGCTTATTGGCTGTTCGTGATTTCTTTGGACTCGCTGAAGGTGTGGCCCTGCCTTCCATGAGCACTCTGTTATCAAG GTGGTTCCCAACCCATGAAAGAGCTAGTGCAGTTGGAATGTCTGTGGCTGGGTTTCATCTCGGCAATGTTACCGGCTTACTACTAACTCCAGTTATGCTGTCATCAATGGGAATAAATGGTCCCTTTATTCTCTTCTCCTCCCTTGGACTGTTGTGGTTGTCGAT ATGGGCATATACAGTCACAAATGATCCGAAAGAGTT TTTCATTAGCGAATCAAAACTCCGGTTGATCCAAGCTGGAAAATCGGATTCTCCGGTAAGCAATGACAAGTTTCCACCTCTGCGACTCCTACTATCAAAATTACCGACTTGGAGTATCATTTTGGCCAATATAACTAACAATTGG GGATACTTTGTTCTGCTTTCTTGGATGCCGGTTTATTTCAAGACT GTATTTAATGTAAACTTAAAACAAGCAGCTTGGTTTAGTGCTGTTCCATGGGGATCAATGGCTATATCCAGCTGCATTGCCGGCACAGTATCAGATTCCTTGATCAAGGCAGGCTACTCTTTGACAATAGTCCGTAAGATCATGCAG TCCATTGGTTTCATTGGGCCTGGAATGTCATTGCTTTGCTTGAACTATACCAACACACCTACGACTGCAGCAGTTCTTCTTACAGCGGCCTTATGTTTGAGCTCTTTCAGTCAAGCTGGCTTTCTCCTCAATATACAA GATATAGCTCCCAAGTCTGCCGGATTTCTCCATG GCATTTCAAATTCAGCAGGGACATTTGCAGCCATAGTCAGAACAATAGGAACAGGCTGTTTTGTTCAATGGCTGGGATCGTTTCAGGCATTCCTAACTGTCACTGCAGCTCTCTATTTCATGGCAACCATCTTTTGGAATCCTTTTGCTACAGGAGAGCGAGTCTTTtag
- the LOC126796748 gene encoding TATA-box-binding protein-like — protein sequence MTLESTLAAADRPTPRIVNLVSTAYLGCKLDLKFIASRARNAEYNPKRFHAIIMRIKEPKTTALIFSSGKMVITGAKTLKDSWGAARKHARIVEKVVGLKVKFSDFKIQNIVASCNVNFAVRLETLSFSGNKLGYASYEAEIFPGLIYRVLKPKVVFLIFASGNCVITGAKSFEDDTLKGWELMYPLIAQHRRNNPTNGVPSFMQETSAPKRGRKKKDEEREEETGSKKRVPAGSASDPVVCF from the coding sequence ATGACCTTGGAGTCGACTTTGGCTGCTGCCGACCGCCCAACACCAAGGATCGTGAATCTAGTTTCCACCGCCTACTTGGGCTGCAAACTAGACCTAAAATTTATTGCGAGCCGAGCCAGAAACGCAGAGTACAACCCAAAACGGTTTCACGCCATCATAATGCGAATCAAGGAACCCAAAACCACCGCTCTTATCTTCTCCTCTGGCAAGATGGTCATCACCGGCGCCAAAACCCTAAAAGACTCTTGGGGGGCGGCCAGGAAGCACGCCCGAATCGTCGAGAAAGTAGTAGGGCTTAAAGTAAAATTCTCGGATTTCAAGATTCAAAACATCGTGGCATCCTGCAATGTCAACTTTGCGGTCAGGCTTGAGACTCTTTCATTCTCAGGTAATAAACTTGGTTATGCCTCGTACGAAGCGGAGATCTTCCCCGGTCTGATATATAGGGTTCTGAAACCCAAGGTTGTTTTCCTCATCTTTGCGTCGGGCAACTGTGTCATTACAGGGGCCAAGAGCTTCGAGGATGACACGCTCAAGGGTTGGGAGCTAATGTACCCTCTTATTGCACAGCACCGCAGAAACAACCCAACCAACGGTGTACCATCTTTCATGCAAGAAACTAGTGCACCaaaaagaggaagaaagaagaaggatgaagagagagaggaagaaacAGGAAGTAAGAAGAGAGTTCCAGCTGGTTCTGCCTCTGACCCAGTTGTTTGCTTTTGA